Proteins encoded by one window of Nitrospirota bacterium:
- the prsR gene encoding PEP-CTERM-box response regulator transcription factor, which yields MTKRIILIVDDDESIRSQMRWALLKDYEIHEAGDHASALELTRKVHPFVVILDLGLPPKPREAEEGLKTLGEILVIDQRIKVIIVSGNTERGNALKAIELGAFDFFTKPPVIDEVRVVITRAVRMAELEEENQALQCRAHAEGLDDILGNSSSMNHVYETIRKVATVDVPVLILGETGTGKELTARAVHRLSDRRDKPFIVINCGAIPETLLESELFGHEKGAFTGATSRRKGRIEYAEGGTLFLDEIGELSFSLQVKLLRFLQENIIERIGGREEIQVNVRILAATNMDIKKAIGDGRFREDLYFRLSVVSINLPPLRERGNDSLLLARAFLQRYSSEFKKNVRGFKDEAVKALSEYSWPGNVRELENRVKRGVVMTDGEWLSPLDLEFTAPDDSIEQIPSLHEARETLEKRLISEALLRHGSNITHAARDLNISRQTLTSMINKYGITVR from the coding sequence ATGACTAAGCGTATAATACTTATTGTTGATGATGATGAATCAATACGATCGCAGATGAGGTGGGCGCTCCTCAAAGATTACGAAATCCATGAGGCTGGTGATCATGCCTCGGCATTAGAACTTACCAGAAAAGTGCATCCATTTGTTGTAATCCTTGATCTGGGGCTTCCGCCAAAACCGCGTGAGGCAGAAGAAGGATTGAAAACACTCGGAGAGATACTCGTTATTGATCAAAGGATCAAGGTAATAATTGTCAGCGGCAATACAGAGAGAGGGAATGCCTTAAAAGCGATTGAGTTGGGCGCCTTTGATTTCTTTACGAAACCTCCTGTAATAGACGAGGTCAGAGTTGTTATTACAAGGGCGGTCAGAATGGCAGAACTTGAAGAGGAGAATCAGGCACTGCAATGCCGGGCACACGCTGAGGGCTTGGACGATATCCTTGGCAACTCCTCATCCATGAACCATGTCTATGAGACCATACGGAAGGTTGCCACTGTGGATGTACCGGTGCTTATCCTGGGAGAAACAGGTACAGGAAAGGAGCTTACGGCGAGGGCTGTTCACAGACTGAGTGATCGAAGGGATAAACCCTTTATCGTAATAAATTGCGGGGCTATACCCGAGACACTGCTGGAAAGTGAGTTATTCGGTCATGAGAAAGGGGCATTCACTGGAGCGACGAGCCGGCGTAAGGGCAGAATTGAATATGCCGAGGGGGGTACACTTTTTCTTGACGAAATAGGTGAATTATCGTTCTCGCTTCAGGTCAAGCTCCTGCGGTTTCTGCAGGAGAATATCATTGAGCGGATAGGCGGCAGAGAGGAGATTCAGGTCAATGTCCGTATCCTTGCCGCAACCAACATGGACATAAAAAAGGCGATTGGTGATGGAAGATTCCGGGAGGACCTCTACTTCCGTCTGAGTGTGGTTTCAATTAATCTGCCTCCTCTCAGGGAAAGAGGGAATGATTCATTGTTGCTTGCCCGGGCCTTTTTGCAACGGTATTCAAGTGAGTTTAAAAAGAATGTTCGTGGATTTAAAGACGAGGCAGTTAAGGCTTTATCGGAGTATAGTTGGCCCGGTAATGTTCGGGAGCTTGAAAACAGGGTAAAAAGGGGGGTTGTTATGACAGACGGTGAATGGTTGTCACCCCTTGATCTCGAGTTCACTGCACCAGATGATAGCATTGAACAGATACCTTCGCTTCACGAGGCGAGAGAGACGCTGGAAAAGCGCCTTATAAGTGAGGCGCTTTTAAGACACGGCAGTAATATAACTCACGCTGCCAGAGATCTCAACATCAGCCGTCAAACACTTACGTCAATGATAAATAAGTATGGAATTACAGTGAGGTAA
- a CDS encoding fibronectin type III domain-containing protein, whose translation MHLVKQRLFDTTLNPPPSTSTHGRLRGIFSILIVVVIFSVISIGATNSARAGQAVLTWDPPTTNSDGSPLTDLAGYKVYYGPTSGNYSTVINVANVTSYTVTGLYDNTTYYFATTAYNTSSIESAYSGEVAKTTTGTTDITAPVLSNITTGNITSSSAAITWTTNEQASSQIEYGTTTAYGSSTTIDNTLLTSHSVSLSGLSSWTPYHFRVKSRDAAGNLTTSGDYTFTTLAPPDTTPPTGTIAINNGDPYATSTSAAITFSCSDAGSGCSQMRSSNTGNVWQNYV comes from the coding sequence ATGCACCTGGTAAAACAACGATTATTTGATACAACTTTGAATCCCCCTCCTTCCACCTCTACTCATGGAAGATTAAGGGGGATTTTCTCTATTCTGATAGTTGTTGTTATCTTCTCTGTTATTAGCATTGGGGCGACTAATTCGGCGCGTGCAGGTCAGGCTGTCCTGACTTGGGATCCGCCAACTACCAATAGTGATGGGTCTCCTTTAACAGACCTGGCTGGTTATAAAGTCTATTATGGACCGACTTCAGGTAACTACAGCACTGTCATTAATGTCGCCAATGTAACCAGCTACACGGTGACAGGCCTGTACGATAATACAACCTATTATTTCGCTACAACAGCCTATAACACCTCCTCAATCGAAAGTGCGTATTCCGGAGAAGTTGCTAAAACAACAACAGGCACAACCGATATCACAGCCCCAGTCCTCTCCAATATCACGACAGGCAATATTACCAGTTCCAGTGCGGCAATAACATGGACTACTAATGAGCAAGCCAGCTCACAGATAGAATACGGCACAACCACTGCCTACGGCTCTTCAACAACAATAGATAACACACTGTTAACCTCCCACAGTGTTTCATTAAGCGGACTTTCTTCATGGACACCCTACCACTTCCGTGTAAAAAGCAGGGATGCCGCAGGTAATCTTACTACATCCGGTGATTACACCTTTACAACATTAGCCCCACCCGACACAACACCTCCTACCGGCACCATTGCTATTAACAATGGGGATCCTTATGCCACATCCACCTCCGCTGCCATAACCTTCTCCTGCAGTGATGCAGGTTCAGGGTGCAGCCAGATGAGAAGCTCCAATACCGGCAATGTCTGGCAAAACTATGT
- a CDS encoding PIG-L family deacetylase, protein MRGKTSFYRVLFVLLTVLFFSSLANANILVISPHPDDDVITSSGVVSQALERGEPVKIVYMTNGDYAGVATGYTRQNEAVSAQSYLGAQEDDLIFLGYPDGYLSTLFNGYYQESDQFTAPNGRSTTYANRGLGRIDYHSYRFGFPAAYNSLNILLDLEDIIASYKPDHIFTTSALDVHPDHSTSNILLKLAVVRVHNNDPDYTPTIHNAFVWTLDSHDYYWPNPLDPSAYFTEFPSLVTPPGVLWSDRESIDVPLAMQSTYYESNPKYLAVSAYVSQNGMKGFLEAFIHKDEVFWTENIFGGNQPPVPAAGFDQTVSEGVPVYLDGSGSHDPDGDPLLFDWIQSGGIPVELSNSSIANPSFTAPANLSQDETLTFQLVVDDGGLTSIPDSVNINVKAPLIGPNIAPLAAVTASSEASQNGQTAVKAVDGVIDGYPGDYTREWATNGQGSGAWIRLNWGIPYNVSRVILYDRPNPYDRILSATLTFSDGSTIQVGALNNTGAAVEYSFTPRVITSLTLTVNTVSGTTHNIGLSEIQVFGINQYSLTVAANPSGAGVILKNPDKTTYNNGEKVTLSALPNAGYAFSTWSGDESGNQNPVTITMDTDKVVTADFVVLPGSLTVTPSDGLSASGIFGGPFSPSSYTYQLQNSGGTTINWTASQTKKWVTLSSSGGTLSPGASTTVDVSINNMANRLFSGLYNDVVYFSNTTNGTGDTKRSVDLTISKAIQIYTISTNPAGLKVIVDGIPYTAPRRFVWAVGSSHTLAVSSPQAVGSGIRYIYNSWDDSGAQKHIITVPSSATTYTANFTTQYRLTTIVNKSKAGTVTPSDETWYNGGQSVPITASANKKYSFSNWSGDLSGSINPSSIVMTRPRTVIANFDKDKKAK, encoded by the coding sequence ATGAGGGGAAAAACTTCATTCTATAGAGTTTTATTTGTATTATTAACAGTTCTTTTTTTCAGTTCACTTGCTAATGCTAACATACTTGTAATATCACCTCATCCCGATGATGACGTTATTACCTCTTCTGGAGTTGTGTCTCAGGCGTTAGAGAGAGGCGAGCCGGTCAAAATAGTTTATATGACAAATGGGGACTACGCCGGCGTTGCAACAGGATATACCCGACAGAATGAAGCTGTATCAGCCCAGTCATATCTGGGGGCACAAGAAGACGATTTGATTTTTCTTGGTTATCCTGATGGATATCTTAGTACTTTATTTAATGGGTATTATCAGGAAAGTGATCAATTCACCGCACCTAACGGCCGTTCAACTACCTATGCAAACCGGGGATTAGGCCGCATTGATTACCATTCTTACCGATTTGGATTCCCTGCCGCTTATAACAGCTTAAATATACTTTTAGATCTTGAAGATATTATTGCTTCTTATAAACCAGACCATATCTTTACCACCTCTGCATTGGATGTGCATCCAGATCACTCTACAAGCAACATTTTATTGAAACTTGCTGTAGTGCGTGTCCATAATAATGACCCGGATTACACTCCCACAATACATAATGCCTTCGTCTGGACGCTCGATTCGCATGATTACTATTGGCCCAATCCTCTCGATCCCTCCGCATATTTTACAGAATTTCCAAGCCTGGTCACCCCTCCAGGGGTTCTCTGGAGTGATAGAGAAAGTATTGATGTTCCATTAGCGATGCAATCTACCTATTACGAATCTAATCCTAAATACCTTGCCGTCTCTGCTTATGTGTCTCAAAACGGGATGAAGGGATTCCTGGAAGCATTTATCCATAAAGATGAAGTCTTTTGGACGGAGAACATTTTTGGAGGCAATCAACCCCCGGTTCCAGCCGCTGGTTTTGATCAAACGGTCAGCGAGGGTGTACCTGTTTATCTGGACGGATCGGGAAGTCATGATCCAGACGGTGATCCATTACTTTTTGATTGGATACAAAGTGGAGGGATTCCTGTCGAATTATCAAATTCGTCCATTGCCAATCCGTCTTTTACTGCTCCTGCAAATTTATCTCAAGATGAAACATTGACTTTTCAGCTTGTTGTAGATGATGGCGGACTAACCAGTATACCCGACTCCGTCAATATTAATGTAAAAGCGCCTCTGATAGGCCCGAATATAGCCCCTTTGGCTGCAGTGACTGCATCTTCAGAGGCTTCACAGAATGGGCAGACTGCGGTGAAGGCTGTGGATGGGGTAATTGATGGGTATCCTGGAGATTATACGCGTGAGTGGGCCACAAATGGACAAGGGAGCGGGGCATGGATCCGGCTCAACTGGGGTATTCCTTACAACGTCAGCCGTGTGATTCTTTATGACAGGCCGAATCCTTATGATCGGATTCTGAGTGCAACATTGACTTTCAGCGATGGTTCGACTATTCAGGTCGGAGCTTTAAACAACACAGGAGCAGCTGTTGAATATAGTTTTACTCCCAGGGTTATCACCTCCCTTACTCTAACTGTAAATACAGTGAGTGGAACTACACATAATATTGGATTATCTGAAATACAGGTCTTCGGGATTAATCAATATTCACTTACAGTTGCCGCTAATCCATCAGGTGCAGGTGTAATATTGAAGAACCCGGATAAAACGACTTACAATAATGGGGAGAAGGTTACACTATCAGCACTACCCAATGCCGGCTATGCCTTTAGCACCTGGAGTGGAGATGAGAGCGGAAATCAGAATCCTGTCACTATTACGATGGATACCGATAAAGTAGTAACTGCAGATTTCGTTGTCCTTCCTGGTTCCCTTACTGTAACTCCATCAGATGGATTAAGTGCTTCAGGAATTTTTGGGGGGCCATTTAGTCCGTCGAGTTACACATATCAACTGCAGAATTCAGGAGGGACCACAATCAACTGGACGGCGTCTCAGACCAAAAAATGGGTCACGCTTTCTTCTTCTGGCGGTACTTTATCTCCGGGAGCCAGTACCACAGTGGATGTCTCAATTAACAATATGGCAAACAGGCTTTTCTCAGGGTTATATAATGATGTTGTATACTTTAGCAATACTACCAATGGGACCGGCGATACAAAACGTTCAGTGGACCTTACGATTAGTAAAGCTATTCAGATTTATACGATATCAACAAATCCTGCAGGTCTTAAGGTGATAGTGGATGGGATACCCTATACAGCTCCCAGGAGATTTGTATGGGCTGTAGGTTCTTCCCATACCCTTGCAGTCTCCTCCCCTCAGGCAGTGGGTTCGGGGATAAGATATATTTATAATTCCTGGGATGATAGTGGGGCCCAGAAGCATATCATTACAGTTCCATCTTCAGCTACAACATATACAGCCAATTTTACGACTCAGTATCGTTTAACAACAATTGTAAATAAATCGAAGGCTGGTACGGTTACTCCTTCTGATGAAACCTGGTACAATGGCGGGCAGAGTGTTCCTATAACTGCCAGTGCCAATAAGAAGTACAGCTTCTCAAATTGGTCAGGGGATCTTTCAGGGTCAATTAATCCTTCCTCGATAGTTATGACCAGACCGAGAACAGTTATCGCTAACTTCGACAAAGACAAGAAAGCAAAGTAA
- a CDS encoding sigma 54-interacting transcriptional regulator has protein sequence MKVNYSDGFEEIKTSDPNVLSVLDMARRAARSNSSVLISGESGTGKELIARGIHNVSPRSKGPFVAVNCGAIPRELLESELMGYERGAFTGAVNSKVGDFESAHNGTIFLDEVSTLPLHLQAKLLRTLQEREIKRLGSVKTIKLDIRVVAATNDNLNELVESGTFRQDLYFRLNVIPIHLPPLRERKGDIPILLEHFLDKACAKLKKTRPRYSKEIVSVLQGWAWPGNVREFENLIERVIVLSDDSMDITVKDIPLDLLFREKRGYREFQRDEDSLHERCKVYEKGEIIKALHGSKWNRKRAARLLRIHRNTLSQKMRKLGIPFDSTKGNDDNSGP, from the coding sequence ATGAAAGTGAATTATTCTGACGGTTTTGAAGAGATAAAAACATCTGACCCAAATGTGTTGAGTGTACTGGATATGGCACGAAGAGCTGCGAGGTCCAATAGCAGTGTCTTAATTTCAGGAGAAAGCGGGACAGGAAAGGAGCTGATTGCCAGGGGTATACACAATGTAAGTCCCAGGTCGAAGGGACCGTTTGTGGCAGTAAATTGCGGGGCTATTCCGCGGGAGTTGTTAGAGAGTGAGCTTATGGGATATGAGCGCGGCGCCTTTACAGGTGCCGTTAACTCAAAGGTTGGAGATTTTGAAAGTGCGCATAACGGCACGATCTTCCTGGATGAGGTGTCAACACTTCCCCTGCATCTTCAGGCTAAACTCCTCCGTACCCTTCAGGAGCGTGAAATCAAGCGTCTGGGTTCTGTAAAGACTATCAAATTAGATATAAGAGTTGTAGCAGCGACTAATGACAATTTAAATGAACTTGTTGAATCTGGTACTTTCAGACAAGACCTCTATTTCAGGTTAAATGTAATCCCGATTCATCTTCCGCCTTTAAGGGAGAGAAAAGGAGATATCCCAATTCTATTAGAACACTTCCTTGACAAGGCATGTGCTAAATTAAAAAAGACAAGACCACGTTACTCAAAAGAGATAGTCTCTGTTCTTCAGGGATGGGCATGGCCAGGCAATGTGCGGGAGTTCGAGAACCTCATAGAAAGGGTAATTGTACTATCTGATGATAGTATGGACATTACAGTTAAAGACATCCCTCTCGATCTACTTTTCAGGGAGAAAAGAGGTTACAGGGAGTTTCAACGAGATGAGGATAGTTTACACGAACGCTGCAAGGTCTATGAAAAGGGTGAGATTATCAAGGCTCTACACGGTTCAAAGTGGAACAGAAAGAGGGCGGCGAGGTTATTGAGGATCCACAGAAATACACTTAGTCAGAAGATGAGAAAGCTCGGGATTCCGTTTGATTCGACGAAGGGAAATGATGATAATAGTGGCCCATAA
- the prsK gene encoding PEP-CTERM system histidine kinase PrsK, producing MYFDPGHIFLVLSFLGAILTLGVGILVFIRNPHHPANIGFGLGMLSLTIIEAGNVIVFISDGLMWSLYGKRIALVGQALLAPGWFLFSLTFIRSNYKELLFRWKYAVAGLFLSAGFFLLWINSYSLIDLPYNDVYTIFPLGRVGKYFYLYLLIGILLCLVQLENTLRFSLGSKKIEAKYVIIGVGSVLAYYIYISSQAILFSFLDSSNQSVTSIVILISCTITMFAVVRNKLLDVNIFVSRYVIYNSFTVLFVGAYLLLVGLVAQGIKMTGGTYYTFWSVLFTFTAILGLVVAVLSTSLRRRLQLFITKHFYRNKYEFRDKWIETIEKIGLNNDLAQIEESLIEMISETMAVREVFLWLYEPAYKEYVLVTSTIRNAGKIRLKANDPFILRIKDCSTPFYINEPPIEHSDSKEFHELISPLFMATTATLCTPLRAGQGDLIGFILQGEDLSGEPYRKDDFDLLKAIASHAAERIRNIHLTQELLVAKEAEAFHHVSSFFIHDLKNFLSTLSLLTHNAEEHIGNPLFQQDALKTLKFIVSKMNGMVSDLTLLSKGIQINLESMNLNEVVEETLSALNGTVSGKVVKDLEEVPLISADAGQLHKVFLNLLLNAIEASPPGESDKKIMVHTYVRNGDVILSVADQGYGMTQEFINKDLFKPFRSSKSNGLGIGLFQCKKIIDAHSGSFEVNSEVGKGSEFRVILPK from the coding sequence ATGTACTTTGATCCCGGCCATATCTTTCTGGTATTGTCTTTTTTGGGAGCTATCCTGACCCTTGGGGTCGGTATCCTTGTCTTCATCCGTAATCCGCATCACCCTGCCAATATTGGGTTTGGCCTTGGTATGCTTAGTCTAACCATAATTGAGGCAGGAAATGTTATTGTCTTCATCTCAGATGGGTTGATGTGGAGTCTCTACGGTAAGAGAATTGCTTTGGTTGGACAGGCGCTTCTTGCCCCAGGGTGGTTCCTCTTCTCACTAACATTTATAAGATCCAATTATAAAGAACTGCTCTTCCGCTGGAAATATGCCGTGGCAGGGCTTTTTCTGAGCGCTGGATTCTTTCTTCTCTGGATTAACTCCTATTCTCTCATTGACCTCCCCTACAATGATGTCTACACCATCTTCCCTCTGGGTAGAGTTGGAAAATATTTTTACTTGTATCTCCTTATTGGTATCCTGCTCTGTCTCGTACAACTCGAGAATACACTGCGTTTTTCTTTGGGTTCAAAGAAAATAGAGGCCAAGTATGTTATCATCGGAGTTGGTTCAGTACTTGCTTATTATATTTACATCTCGAGTCAGGCCATCCTTTTTTCTTTTCTCGATAGCAGCAATCAGTCGGTAACTTCAATAGTTATACTGATCTCCTGTACCATTACGATGTTCGCTGTGGTTAGGAACAAACTGCTGGATGTTAATATCTTTGTCTCCCGCTACGTAATCTATAATTCATTTACCGTATTATTTGTCGGGGCATATCTGCTTCTTGTCGGTCTTGTAGCACAAGGTATCAAGATGACAGGGGGGACTTATTACACCTTCTGGAGTGTCCTGTTTACATTTACTGCTATTTTAGGCTTAGTGGTCGCAGTACTTTCAACAAGCCTTAGAAGACGGCTTCAATTGTTCATCACAAAACATTTTTATCGCAACAAGTATGAGTTCAGGGACAAATGGATTGAAACAATAGAGAAGATCGGATTGAATAATGACCTTGCTCAAATTGAAGAATCTTTAATCGAGATGATATCTGAGACGATGGCTGTCAGAGAGGTCTTTCTGTGGCTTTATGAGCCTGCTTATAAAGAATATGTTCTTGTTACGTCAACAATTAGAAATGCAGGTAAGATCAGGTTGAAGGCAAATGACCCGTTTATTTTGAGGATAAAAGATTGTTCTACGCCTTTTTATATCAATGAACCGCCCATTGAACATAGTGACAGTAAAGAGTTTCATGAACTGATCAGTCCTCTTTTCATGGCGACAACGGCAACCCTTTGCACACCCTTGAGAGCTGGACAGGGAGACCTTATAGGTTTTATTCTGCAAGGAGAAGATCTGTCAGGAGAGCCTTACCGGAAAGATGATTTTGATTTATTAAAGGCCATTGCCAGCCATGCGGCGGAGCGAATCAGGAACATACACCTGACTCAGGAACTTCTTGTTGCTAAAGAGGCAGAGGCATTCCATCATGTTTCAAGCTTTTTCATACATGACCTGAAAAATTTTTTGTCAACGCTTTCTCTGTTGACCCATAATGCAGAAGAACATATAGGAAACCCCTTATTCCAGCAGGATGCACTTAAGACGCTCAAATTTATAGTATCAAAAATGAACGGAATGGTATCTGATTTGACATTGTTATCCAAGGGGATCCAGATTAATCTTGAATCTATGAATCTCAACGAGGTAGTGGAAGAGACGCTTTCTGCCCTCAATGGTACTGTTTCCGGTAAGGTCGTAAAGGATCTCGAAGAAGTCCCGTTAATTAGTGCAGACGCAGGACAATTGCATAAGGTTTTCTTAAATTTGTTGCTTAATGCTATAGAGGCATCACCTCCCGGTGAGAGCGATAAGAAAATAATGGTACATACGTATGTCAGGAATGGAGATGTGATATTGTCTGTTGCAGATCAGGGGTATGGGATGACGCAGGAGTTTATCAACAAAGATCTTTTTAAGCCGTTCAGGAGCAGTAAATCTAATGGGCTCGGGATTGGTTTATTCCAGTGTAAAAAAATTATTGATGCCCATTCAGGGAGTTTTGAAGTTAATAGTGAGGTTGGCAAAGGCAGTGAGTTTCGTGTAATATTACCAAAATGA